The Devosia sp. A16 genome includes a window with the following:
- a CDS encoding 50S ribosomal protein L23 encodes MSKFTNYDVIRNPVVTEKSTMASEHSQVVFDVAIDATKADIKAAVEALFSVKVKAVNTLVRKGKVKRFRQELGTRKDVKKAVVTLAEGQSIDISTGI; translated from the coding sequence ATGAGCAAGTTCACCAACTACGACGTGATCCGTAACCCGGTCGTCACCGAGAAGTCGACGATGGCGTCCGAGCACAGCCAGGTCGTCTTCGACGTCGCGATCGACGCCACCAAGGCCGATATCAAAGCCGCCGTCGAGGCGCTCTTCTCGGTCAAGGTCAAGGCCGTCAACACCCTGGTCCGCAAGGGCAAGGTGAAGCGTTTCCGGCAGGAACTTGGCACCCGCAAGGATGTCAAGAAGGCCGTTGTCACCCTGGCCGAAGGCCAGTCGATCGATATTTCGACCGGCATCTGA
- the rplP gene encoding 50S ribosomal protein L16, with protein sequence MLQPKRTKFRKAHKGRIHGNAKGGTELAFGQFGLKSQEPERVTARQIEAARRAITREMKRAGRVWIRVFPDLPVSKKPTEVRMGKGKGSVEFWAARVKPGRILFEIDGVPEDVAKEALRLGAMKLPIITRVVTRIAD encoded by the coding sequence ATGCTGCAACCAAAACGTACCAAGTTCCGCAAGGCGCATAAGGGCCGCATCCATGGCAACGCCAAGGGTGGCACGGAGCTGGCTTTCGGTCAGTTCGGCCTGAAGTCCCAGGAGCCCGAGCGCGTCACGGCTCGCCAGATCGAAGCGGCTCGCCGCGCGATCACTCGCGAGATGAAGCGCGCCGGCCGCGTCTGGATCCGTGTCTTCCCGGACCTGCCGGTTTCCAAGAAGCCGACCGAAGTCCGCATGGGTAAGGGCAAGGGTTCGGTGGAATTCTGGGCGGCTCGCGTCAAGCCGGGTCGCATCCTGTTCGAAATCGACGGCGTTCCCGAGGACGTCGCCAAGGAAGCTCTGCGCCTCGGCGCGATGAAGCTTCCGATCATCACGCGGGTCGTCACCCGCATCGCGGATTGA
- the rpsS gene encoding 30S ribosomal protein S19 → MSRSVWKGPFVDGYLLKKAETSRASGRNEVIKIWSRRSTILPQFVGLTFGVHNGHKHVPVNVQEEMIGHKFGEFAPTRTYYGHAADKKAKRK, encoded by the coding sequence ATGTCGCGTTCAGTCTGGAAAGGCCCGTTCGTCGACGGCTATCTGCTCAAGAAGGCAGAGACCAGCCGTGCGAGCGGCCGCAACGAAGTCATCAAGATCTGGAGCCGTCGTTCCACGATCCTGCCGCAGTTCGTCGGTCTCACCTTCGGCGTGCACAACGGCCACAAGCATGTGCCGGTGAACGTGCAGGAAGAGATGATCGGCCACAAGTTCGGCGAGTTCGCTCCGACCCGTACCTACTACGGTCACGCGGCCGACAAGAAGGCCAAGAGGAAGTAA
- the rplB gene encoding 50S ribosomal protein L2 encodes MGLKTYNPTSPGRRQLITTDRSELWKGKPVKALTEGLNQSGGRNNAGRITAYHRGGGHKRSYRVVDFRRVRFEETATVERLEYDPNRTAWIALIKYADGELAYIIAPQRLAAGDKVISTLGTADVKPGNAMPLERMPVGTIVHNVEMKPRKGGQIARSAGAYAQYVGRDAGWAILRLNSGEQRRVHGSCLATVGAVSNQDHSNTSIGKAGRNRWLGRKPVNRGVTMNPVDHPHGGGEGRTSGGRHPVTPWGKPTKGKKTRSNKSTDKFIVRSRHVKKGR; translated from the coding sequence ATGGGTCTGAAAACTTACAATCCGACCTCCCCGGGCCGCCGTCAGCTCATCACGACCGATCGGTCGGAGCTGTGGAAGGGCAAGCCGGTAAAGGCGCTGACCGAAGGTCTGAACCAGTCCGGTGGTCGTAACAACGCCGGTCGCATCACGGCCTACCATCGGGGTGGCGGTCACAAGCGTTCGTACCGCGTGGTCGATTTCCGCCGCGTGCGTTTCGAAGAGACGGCGACCGTCGAGCGGCTCGAGTATGATCCGAACCGCACCGCCTGGATCGCGCTGATCAAGTACGCGGACGGCGAGCTCGCCTACATCATCGCTCCGCAGCGTCTCGCTGCCGGCGACAAGGTGATCTCGACGCTCGGCACCGCCGACGTGAAGCCGGGCAATGCCATGCCGCTCGAGCGCATGCCGGTCGGCACCATCGTCCACAACGTCGAGATGAAGCCCCGCAAGGGCGGTCAGATCGCCCGTTCGGCCGGTGCCTACGCGCAGTATGTCGGCCGTGACGCCGGTTGGGCGATCCTTCGCCTCAACTCGGGCGAGCAGCGCCGGGTCCATGGCTCGTGCCTCGCCACTGTCGGCGCGGTGTCGAACCAGGATCACTCGAACACCTCGATCGGCAAGGCCGGTCGTAATCGCTGGCTCGGCCGCAAGCCGGTCAACCGCGGTGTGACCATGAACCCGGTCGATCACCCGCATGGTGGTGGTGAAGGCCGTACTTCCGGTGGCCGTCACCCGGTGACCCCGTGGGGCAAGCCGACCAAGGGTAAGAAGACCCGCAGCAACAAGTCGACGGACAAGTTCATCGTCCGCTCGCGTCACGTGAAGAAGGGCCGCTAA
- the rplV gene encoding 50S ribosomal protein L22 — translation MGKPKTQRSLKDNEAKAVLRMLRTSGIKLNLVAASIRGKKVDKALAELTFSRKRIAGSVKKTLESAIANAENNHGLDPDSLVVAECYVGDSLVMKRFMARGRGHAARMERPFSNLTIVVRQVEETA, via the coding sequence ATGGGCAAGCCGAAAACTCAGCGGTCGCTCAAGGACAACGAAGCCAAGGCGGTGCTCCGCATGCTTCGCACCTCGGGCATCAAGCTCAACCTCGTGGCTGCGTCGATCCGCGGCAAGAAGGTCGACAAGGCTCTCGCCGAGCTGACCTTCTCGCGCAAGCGCATCGCCGGCTCGGTCAAGAAGACGCTCGAGAGCGCCATCGCGAATGCCGAGAACAACCACGGTCTCGACCCGGACAGCCTGGTCGTCGCCGAGTGCTATGTCGGTGACTCGCTGGTCATGAAGCGCTTCATGGCCCGTGGCCGCGGCCACGCCGCCCGTATGGAGCGCCCGTTCTCGAACCTCACCATTGTGGTTCGCCAAGTTGAGGAGACCGCATAA
- the rpsC gene encoding 30S ribosomal protein S3, with translation MGQKINPIGLRLGINRTWDSRWYANKGEYGSLLQEDLKIRETLLEDLKQAAVSKIVIERPHRKCRVSIHTARPGIVIGKKGADIDKIRAKVKKFTDSEVHINIVEVRKPETDANLVAQGIAQQLERRVAFRRAMKRAVQTAIRMGAGGIRVNVGGRLGGADIARTEWYREGRVPLHTLRADIDYGTAEAQTTYGIIGIKVWVFKGEVLEHDPSAHERRATEGGSSNEGGQRRERSDRDERGERGDRRDRAPAN, from the coding sequence ATGGGTCAGAAGATCAACCCGATCGGTCTGCGCCTCGGCATCAACCGCACCTGGGATTCGCGTTGGTACGCGAACAAGGGTGAGTACGGTTCGCTGCTCCAGGAAGACCTGAAGATCCGCGAGACGCTGCTTGAAGATCTGAAGCAGGCTGCTGTTTCGAAGATCGTCATCGAACGTCCGCATCGTAAGTGCCGCGTGTCGATCCACACCGCCCGTCCGGGCATCGTGATCGGCAAGAAGGGCGCTGACATCGACAAGATCCGCGCCAAGGTGAAGAAGTTCACCGACAGCGAAGTGCACATCAACATCGTCGAGGTGCGCAAGCCCGAGACCGATGCCAACCTCGTGGCGCAGGGCATTGCCCAGCAGCTCGAGCGTCGCGTGGCTTTCCGCCGTGCGATGAAGCGTGCAGTGCAGACGGCGATCCGCATGGGCGCCGGCGGCATCCGGGTCAACGTTGGCGGCCGTCTCGGCGGCGCCGACATCGCCCGCACGGAATGGTACCGCGAAGGTCGCGTGCCGCTGCACACGCTGCGCGCCGACATCGACTACGGCACCGCCGAGGCGCAGACCACCTACGGCATCATCGGCATCAAGGTGTGGGTGTTCAAGGGCGAAGTCCTCGAGCACGACCCGTCGGCCCACGAGCGTCGCGCCACCGAAGGTGGTTCGTCGAACGAAGGCGGCCAGCGTCGCGAGCGTTCCGACCGGGACGAACGCGGTGAGCGCGGCGATCGTCGCGATCGCGCGCCGGCGAACTGA